CTGATTCGTCTGGACATCAGCGCGAGAACACTTGATGTTTTGGTTTCCGACAGTGAACTGGCGCAGCGCCGCGCTCAATGGTGCGCCCCGGAGCAACCATATAAGCGCGGATTCACACGCATCTACCAACACGAAGTGACACAAGCTAATCTCGGCTGTGATTTCACTTCCCTGGCCGGAAACGACAAGACGCCGGAACCCCCCATTTATTGATTTAAACCATTGCATTTGTATTAATTACAACAGGAGTATGTATGCCCGCAGCAACTGATCTGCTAGAAAACCCTTTTCGCGCCCGTCTTGCTCAACCTGGGGCGCCGCTAGGCACCTGGCTCATGTCCGGTACGTCGAGTACCGCTGAAGCAATGGGGCGCGCCGGCTTTGACTGGCTGCTGGTAGATCTGGAGCATGTACCGCTTGACGATCAGGATGCCCTGCATGTATTGCAGGCTATCGCGGGGACCAATGCCTGCGCGGTAGCACGTCTGGCGGCAAACGATCCCGTTCTGTTCAAGCGGGCGCTGGATCTTGGCGCCCAGACCGTGATGGTGCCGTTTGTTGACAGCGCGCAAGCTGCGCGGCAGGCGGTCAGCAACGCCAAATATCCCCCGCTTGGAACACGTGGCTTTGCCGCAGTCCATCGGGCCAGTGGCTATGGCACTGCGACCGATTATGCAAAGCGCGCGAACGACTCGGTCTTCACCATTATTCAACTTGAAACGCCACAGGCCGTGGCGGCACTTGAAGACATTGCAGCCGTGCCAGGCGTGGATGCGCTATTTCTGGGTCCAGGCGATCTGTCGGCAAATATGGGGCATATCGGCAATCTGGCTCATCCGGAGGTGCAGCACGTAATCGCCGACGTGGCGCGGCGTTGTCAGGCCATCGGCGTGCCTTGCGGCATTGTCGGACCTACCCCGGAAATGGTCTCAAGCTTTATCAGTTCCGGCTATGCATTTGTGGCGGTGGCCTCTGACATGGGCATGATGATGCGTCAGGCCACCGCATTCATTCAAGCAATCCGCCCGGCACTGGCAAAAGGTTATGACGGTGGTGTTTATTGATTCGCCACTGTTGACGGCAATCTGGCGCACCGTTGCACTTTAACAAAGAAGGAGACAAATATGATATTGGGCATTACGACATTGAATCGGAAAACGCTTATCAAATATGCAACGTTGTTGGTCGCTACATCTGTCCTGAGCACCAGTGCCACAGCCCAGAATGCCTATCCGGAAAATCCGGTGACCATTCTGGTGCCTTTCGGCCCGGGCGGTACGTCTGATATCATGGCTCGGATTCTGGCAAAACACCTGCGCCAGGCGATGGGCGGCAATCTCATTATTGACAACAAGGGCGGTGCGGGTGGCGCAATTGGCATGATGCAACTGAAGCGAGCCAAACCGGATGGCTACACGCTTGGTTTGTCTGTCATCGGCCCGGAAGTACTACAACCTGGCATGCGCAAGACAGGTTACACATATCAGGATTTTGATCATATCTGCGGAACCTATTCGGTGCCACTAATGATGATGGTGCCTCAGGACTCGGCATTTAAAAACCTGCAGGATGTTGTCGCATTCGCCGAAAAACATCCGAAGCAGCTGACTTACGGCACGTCCGGCACGGGCACGTTGCTGCATATTGCCATGGAAATGCTCATGAAACAGGCAGATTCAACTGCGCTGCATGTGCCCTATAAAAGCTCTGCGGAAATGGTGACCGGGTTGATGGGGAAACAGGTGATGGTGATCAGCGACACCACAACCGTGGCCAAGCAATACAAGTTGCGTCCTCTGGGCATTTTTTCCGATCAACGGCTCGAGTCCAGCCCACAGGTGGCTACAACCAAGGAGGGAGGATGGCCGATCCAGGCAACCATCTGGGGCGGGCTGATTGCACCCAAGGGACTGCCTCAGGACATTGTCGCGACACTGGAAACCGCATGTGAAAAGGCGGTGAACAGCGAAGGCTACAAAGCTGACGTTGAGCCTCTGGATACGCCACCTCATTTCATGGGGGCCAAAGCATTTGCAGCATTTGCAAAAGCTGAATCGGAAAAATACAGCAAACTGATTAAGGAGATGGGCATTAGCAATGAAAAACCGCAATGATGCTATTTTTCGCAAACAGCAGGACGTGTGTTCCTTTGGGACAATACGTAACGACCCTAGTTGACATAATTTTCTGACAAGCTATACTTATTTGATCAAGGGGAGTAGCTTTCCGCCGCCGCATCGTCATTACGGCTGTCATGCCTTGGCATGGCGCCCGGTGCCCGGGCAACACACCAGGTGTTGTAAGCAAGACCTTGCCATCTAAAGGGCAAGGTCCATAAATCCTGTTAAGAATAAATGGCCTGCGTCCTTTACGGATCAGGCCATTTTCGTTTCTGTCGATACTTTCTGTATTGGCTGGCAGCGCATTACCCTGGCGTGCAACCAGAGCGGGCCGATCCATATTCAATTCGAATTTTTAGACTATTGGATTCCGGGTGAACTTATGCTTGAATTTTTTCAGACTCTGAGCTGGACAGCAGTATTTCAAATCATCATGATTGATATCCTGCTCGGTGGCGATAATGCGGTTGTGATTGCGCTGGCCTGCCGTAATTTGCCGAAAAAGCAGCGCATGCAGGGAATTTTATGGGGCACTGCTGGTGCAATTATTCTGCGGGTCGTGCTCATTACATTTGCATTGACGCTATTGACGATTCCGTATCTCAAAATTGTAGGCGGATTGCTGCTTATCTGGATCGGGATCAAGCTGCTTATCCCGGATGATGATGCGCATGACAAGATCGAAGGCGGATCGTCGGTCTGGTCAGCGGTCAAGACGATTATTATTGCAGACTTTGTCATGAGCCTGGATAACGTCATTGCGATTGCCGGCGCTGCGCAGGGTGCGCACGCCGATCATCAGACCGGGCTGGTTATTGCCGGTCTGATTATCAGCGTACCTATTATTATCTGGGGCAGCACACTGGTCTTGAAACTCATTGACCGTTATCCCGGGGTGGTGCTTCTGGGTGCGGCATTGCTGGGCTGGATCGCAGGGGGCATGCTGGTCAGTGACCAGGTTGTTCTGGAACGTTTCGGCGAAGTCACCGGTACGGTCAAGATCGCCGTTGAGCTCGGCGGCGCCCTGCTGGTTGCATTGGTTGGAAGCTGGCTGGCGCGACGCAAGAAAATGGCGTCTGCCGGGCAGGCGTAAGCAGGCATAACGCAGCAGCCGTACCGGCAACGCTACAGGCGGCCTTAAGGCCGCCTGTAGCGTTTGTGATCGGCATTTTTCTATGCGTCTTCTGCCCGGAAGCGTCGCAACCCTTTAAAGATCATGGGGCGATCAGCGCCAGTAAGGCAAGGCACAGCATGACCGCAGACCCGGGATGCTTGAAAAATACCAGGTAGTCATTCAGACTGATTTGCAACGCCCGACGAAACTGGCTTTCTGCCATGGGACCAAGAATCAGCCCGACAATCATTGGCGCTACCGGATAGTCCCAGCAACGCATGGCGTAGCCAACCAATCCGAAGATCAGCAACATGGTCAATTCAATCCAGGAAGGATTTGCTGCGAGGGTGCCCAATGCGGCGAACAGCAGGATGCCCGCGTAAAGCCACGCTTGTGGAATGGCGAGCAATCGCACCCAAAGTCCTACCAATGGCAGGTTCAGCACCAGCAACATCAGATTGCCAATAAAAAAGCTGGCAATCAGTCCCCATACCAGGTCGGCATTGTTGACGAACAGCAGGGGACCGGGCGCCAGCCCGAACTGCTGAAACCCGGCGAGCATCATGGCTGCCGTCGCCGATGTTGGCAGCCCGAGTGCCAGCAATGGTACAAGTGTGCCGGTGGCTGCCGCATTGTTGGCTGCTTCTGGTCCGGCAACGCCTTCAATGGCACCACTGCCGAATTCTTCCGGATGTCTGGTGAGCTTTCGTTCAAGCGTGTAGGACAGCAGCGTGGGCACTTCGGCGCCGCCGGCCGGCAGGGCCCCAATGGGAAAACCAAGGCCAAAGCCGCGGACCCAGCTTTTCCATGATCGCGACCAGTCCTGACGCGTCATCCAAAGCGAGCCGCGAACCGGCTCCACTTTTTCTTCTTGGCCATGGAATCTGGATGCCATATAAAACGCTTCTCCTACGGCAAAAAGTCCGACCACTAATGTTGTGATGGAAATTCCGTCCAGCAGGATGGGTACACCGAAATCAAGGCGTGCCTGGCCAGTGAGCTTGTCTATCCCTACCAGGCCCAAGGTCAAGCCCAATGCCAGGCTGGTAATTCCACGCAGGACAGAACTGCCGAAAGTGGCGGAAACGGTAATGAATGCAAGCACCATGAGTGCGAAGTAATCCCACGGTCCGAACTGGACTGCAATTTTCACCAGAACGGGGGCTAGCAAAGCTAGGCATATTGTGGCTAGGGTGCCCGCGACAAATGAACCGATGGCGGCCGTGGACAGGGCTGGGCCGCCGCGACCGGACCTGGCCATTTTGTAGCCCTCAATTGCGGTTGCAATTGAGGCGGCTTCGCCCGGTGTGTTCAGTAATATTGCAGTTGTGGAGCTACCGTACATCCCTCCGAAGTAAATGCCTGCAAACATAATGATTGAACCGGTAGGATCCAGCTGGAATGTGACCGGCAAAAGCAGTGCCACCGTCAGGGAAGGGCCGATGCCTGGCAAGATGCCGACAAGGGTACCCAAAAGTACGCCGATTGCAGCAAAAAGCAGGTTGCCGGGTTCGAGCGCGATCCATAATCCATGCGCCAGATAGTTGAATGTTTCCATTTAGGAATCCGAGTATAGAACGCTTTCGATAAGCCCCGAGGGCAGCGAGAGCATGAGCAATTGGGTAAAGAATAAGGACGCGACCAGCGATAGGACCAGGCCAATGCCAATGGAAACCGGCCCACAGGTTTGCCAAAAGCTTTCGCGGTCGCAGTAAAAAGCACGGTTGCGGCCAGGATGAAGCCGCCATTGAAGGCAACCAGGGCACTCATGGCAGCCATGCCTCCGATACCCCAGATCAGCGATACTTTATCTGCGCTCGAACCTGATTGGCTTGGAACGTAAACGCTGCGCCTTCTCCATGCGGCAAAAAAATGGGCGCCGGCCAGGATCAGTAATAATCCGGAAATCAGCCGCAACCCGGCAGCCGGCCCTACGCCCATGGCATTGGCCTCAGGAAGGGTGCCGGCATCTAGCCAAAGAATCACGGCTGCAATAAGCAGAAATAGTCCGACGCAAAGGAGCGCGCTCACCGACGGACTGTTGGTGGAATCCGGGTTGCTCATTTCAATAAACCGATTGAGTCGAGTGCGCCACGAACGCGAACCTGCTCTTCCTTGAGAAAGGCTGCATAATCAGCGGCATTCAGATAAGCGTCTTCCCAGCCGCGCGCCTTGAGGATTTTTTTCCATTCGGCACTGGCAAGTACCGTTTTGGCAAGATCTGATAGCGCATCGCGCTGAGCATCGGTGATGTCGCTCCGGCAACCAGACCACGCCAATTGGTAAACGTGACGTCATATCCCTGTTCTTTCAGTGTCGGTACGTCGACACCGGATACGCGCTCTTGCGTGGAGACGGCAAGGGCTCGCAGATTGCCTGCTTTGACCTGGCTTTCAAACTCGTTGTAGCCTGAAATGCCTGCAGATACCCGCCCACCAAGCATTTCAGCCAGCGCTTCACCACCGCCTGAAAACGGTACGTAGTTGAGCTTGGCTGCATTCCCTCCTGCCGCCTTGGCAAACAGGCCAGCCAGGATATGTCTGCACCGCCAGCAGAGCCGCCGGCCCAGACGACTTTGGATGTATCCGCTTTCAGGTCGGCCGCCAGATCGGCAACGGTTTTATATTTGGACGCTGCCGGCACGACAATGACCAGCGGATCGGCTGTCAGGCGAGCAATGGGTTTGACCGAATCAAGGCCTACGGGGGCCTTGTTGGTGAGTATGGCGCCCACCATGGTGACACCCATCATCAGCAATTGGTTGGGGTCTTTTTTTGCGCTGCTGGAAAACTGCGCCAGCCCGACTGTGCCTCCTGCGCCAGGTATGTTGACGACCTGTACCGAGGGTACTGCCTTGGTGGACATCATGACCTGTTGCAAGGAACGGGCCGAACTATCCCAACCCCCGCCGGGTGCAGCCGGAGCAGTGATTTTCAACTGTTTTCCTGTGAATTCTTCGGCATGGGCAGGGATGCATGCCATGCCAATAGCAAATGCGGCAAACCACTTGCCGAATACGGCGAACCTGCTGCTTGCGGGGGCTGTCATGCCCTCACTTCTGTTTAACGACAAATGTGATGAATGCATGGCGTGTCTCCTGGGGGATTCGTGTGGTGTGGAAATTTATATTGCATTTTATAATCATAATATGCAATTTGGATACCTATGGAAAACACTTACGAAGGGCGTTTTCTGTAATCGGGTTAAAATCTTTCTTTTAGCGTGACTGCCTGCCAGCAGACGTGACTATGGTCCCGGTATAGGTCTATGTCGCACTGCCCACGACTACCCTCTTTTTTGCATCTTTCAAAAGTATGTCGAATTCATGAAATCCAAGAGCACCATCGTTATTCCCAAAATTATTGAATTGATTCGACAGCAACAGCTGGGTATCGGCGCGCATCTTGCAGCACAGAAAATTGCTGATCAGTTGCGGGTCTCCAGGTCTCCGGTCAATGACGCATTGAAGCAACTTTGCGACAACGGTATTGTTGTGCGAGAAGAAAACCGGGGTTACTTTCTTGCCCGGGATTTAGCCAAAGACGGACTGGATGAAGCTGAACTTGCAGAAATGACAGAAGTGGATGTTGTGTCTGGAGTTTATTTCCAGGTGGCCGATGACTTGCTGACAGGCCAGTTGCCGGTCCAGTGCAGTGAAACATTGCTGAAGAATCGATATAACCTGACTGCTGCTCAAGTGCAGGCGCTGTTGACGCGTATTACCAATGAGGGTTGGGCGCATCGCAAGCCGGGATATGGCTGGGAATTCTCATCGATGATGACAACGCCAGAAAGTTTGCTTCAATCCTACCGACTGCGCCTTGCATTGGAACCGGCTGCCTTGCTGGAGCCCACTTTTCATATCAGCCCCAATGTCATAGAGCAGTGTCGTGCGGCCGAAATGCATTTGTTGCGTGGGGGCATTGACACGGATACTGCCGACCAATTGCACGACCGCGGCGTTCGTTTCCATGAGTCTCTGGTTGAAGCCTCTGGCAACCCCTTTTTCATAGAAACCATCAAACGGGTCAATCGCGTGCGTCGCTTGTTGTCGTATCGCTCAATGCAGGACCGGGCACGCTATAAGGATCACTGTGAGCAGCATCTTGCCATTCTTGATCTGCTGGAGAAGGGGAAAAACAAAGCCGCATCCCAGGCGCTTAAATCACATTTGGAATGTACACTGCAGAACCTGTCGAATATCAGCAGTCTGCTTGATGTCCAGTCACGGGAGCAGACCACTGCAAAAAAGCGTGTGCAGGCTGGGACAGGCCGAACGGGTCATGCCCGAGCGGCGAAGTTGAGTTAATTGTATTTTTGCACGGGTTCTTTTCAGGTTGAAAAAATCATGCATACGGGGCTGCCCGAGTGTATCGATACACCCGTATTGCGCAGCGATCCCGTTGCCGGGTCAACGCTGAATGTGCAGATGCAATCATCATCTTCGTTAAGCGCATACAGATGCCGACCGCCAGGCGCCAGCGCGATGAAGCGCGGAGTGCGGCCTCCTGACTTTTCACATCCTGCCCAGGACAACAAGCCATTGCTGGCAATGGAGAAGATTGCGATACTGTCGTGTCCGCGGTTGGTGGCGTAAACATAACGGCCTGCAGCATCGACGATAATTTCGGCGGCGCGATTATTGCCGGTAAACGACGCAGGCAGTGTGGATAGTATTTGTTCCGCCTGCAGCGCACCGGTCAGACTGTGATAACGATATGTGGTGACTGTGGAATCAAGTTCGTTGATGCAATAGGCATGATTCGCATTGGGATGAAAAGCAATATGGCGCGGCCCGGATCCTTCGCGGCTTGATACGGATATGGGCTGCACCGGGCTCAGTTGTCCGTCTGAAAATGAATAGGTAAATATGCGGTCCAATCCTTTATCGGGCACCAGAACATGGCGCCCGGTGACAGAAAACGGGTTGTGGTGCGGTTTTGCATGCTTTTGTTCTATGCGATGCGGCCCGGGCTCGCCCATGCCAATGAGTGAGACAAGCTGGCTGACCGGTTCCAGTAAGCCGTCTCTGGTAATGGGTAAGACCGCCAGATTAGCGCCGATATGATTCGAAATCACGAGGTAGCACTCGCTTGGGTCCAGTGCCAGATGAACCGGATTCATGCCGCCGGTCTCCTGCCGGTTCAGCGGTGCCAGTTTGCCTGTATTGGTATCAACAGTATAGGAACTGACAGTACTTGTATCGCCATGTACCGCATACAGTCTGGTGCCACTGCTGTTCAGCGCCAGAAATGACGGATTAGTCATGCCTTTTAGCACCTGCACCGGTATCAGTTCCCCGGTATCTGTGTTGACTTGGTAGATACTTATACCTTCGCCGCGCGCATGGCGATCACGAGTGGTACGAGAGCCGATATAAGCGTACATGGAAACACCTGAGGTAATAAAAAATTAAAGGGCAGCGTTGCAATGACGCTGACAATACATATGGTTGTTCAGCCTCTGCCTTGATGTCGGCATCGTCTATTATTTTCTTGTATTGCTGGCTCTCTTGCCTGATGAAGGTAGCAAAGTCCTTCGATGACATTGACTCGGGCTCGCCTCCTTGTTCGCGTAATCGTTGTGCCAGGGCAGAATCGGCGATTGCGTCGGACGCAGCCTTGTTAATAAGCTCAACCACGTCCTGTGGCGTACCGGCAGGCGCAAAAAGACCGAACCAGTTTTCCAATTTATAAGCAGACAAACCCGTTGTTTCTGCGATGGCGGGAATATCTTTGGCAAAGCTTGCGCGCTTGGCCGAGGTGACTGCCAGCGCTTTGACCCGGCCGCTCTGAATAAAGGGTGCCGCTCCTGCATAACTCACAAATGTCATATCGACATTGCCGCCAGCGACATCAGCAAGCTGAGCGGATGCCCCCTTGTATGGCACGTGCATCATCTTGATTCCTGCAATTTCCTGTAGCAGCTCACCGTTCAAATGCTGCGGATTGCCTACGCCGCTGGTTGCGTAAGTGAGTTTGCCGGGCGTTTTTTTAGCAATGGCAATCAGAGCAGCGACATTGTCGGCTTTGAGTGAAGGACCGGATACCAGTACATTTGGTACCCGGGTAACCAGGGTGATTGGAAGCAGATCCTTTTCCGGTGAATATCTCATTTGAGATTTGTATACATACGGATTAATCGATGTCTCTCCGGCAGAGCCGAGCAACAAGGTATATCCGTCAGGACGGGCAGTGGCGACATACTGCGCGCCAAGCATGCCACTGGCGCCAGGCTTGTTTTGCACAACAACGCTTTGCTTTAAGGTGTCGCGCAATTTTTCGGCCAGAATTCGCGCCATGGAATCCACGCCGCCGCCCGCCGAGAACGGTACGATGATGGTGACAGGGCGATTTGGATAGGATTCGGCATGTGCATAGCTGCTGACACCCAGTGTGGATCCAGTGATTGCCAGTGCTGCAAGAGACCGGGACCAGAATTGACTCATGAGATGTTCCTCCAGTAATAATTTCATTTCCTTGCCTTGTGCTATCGGGCCATCAGCGCGATCTTTATGGAAGGTCTTAAATTATTATTGCACTTTAATACGAAAAAATGCAATAATAATCTCATGAAAAATTTGACTGAACACAACACATGTGTCGTCGGTACTTTTGCTGTCGGCGAAAACCTATACCATTACACCGATCTGGAAGCATGTTTCGGTGCTTCTTTATCGAAGTTGCCAGTGGTATTGCGCCTGTTGCTTGAAAACGCCATGCGCAACTTGCCGTTCAGCGAACGGGAAGCAACCTTAAGAGCGTTCAGCGATTGGCTCGAGAGCGGCACCAGTGAGAGTGAAATTGCCTTTCAACCGGGCCGCGTATTGATGCACGACACCACCAGTACTCCGGCGCTGGTCGATATTGCCAGCATGCGCGATGCACTTGCCGAGGCCGGGGTCGATCCCAAAGTGCTCAATCCCCGCTTGCGGGTAGATGTCTCCATTGATCATTCGCTGGCGGTAGAGGCCTATGCACGACCGGATGCCGCGCAAGTGAATATGCAGCATGAAATACGGCGTAATCACGAGCGCTATCGGTTTTTGCGGTGGGCGTCGCGCACCTGCGCGGGGTTCATATCAACCCGCCAGGGACCGGAATCATGCATACGATCAATCTGGAGCAGCTTGCTACGGTCGTTTCTGTTCAATTGATCGAAGGCAAACAGTGGGCGGTTCCCGATATGATGATCGGCACAGACAGCCACACGCCCATGATCAATGGAATCGGCGTCCTGGGCTGGGGTGTGGGTGGGCTGGAAGCGCAAACCGTCATGTTTGGCATGCCGACCATGTTGCGTATTCCTGATGTGATTGGAGTAAAGCTTAAGGGGGCGTTGCGTCCGGGGGTTTTGGCTACCGATCTGGCTTTGACCGTTACCCAGCGATTACGAGCCATTGGCGTTTCCGGCGAATTCGTCGAATTTTACGGTCCGGGTGTACAAACATTGACGGCAGGCGAGCGTTGTGTGGTCGCAAACATGGCTCCTGAATATGGGGCGACGACGGGCTATTTTCCCGTTGACGAAAATACTCTGGACTATCTGCGCAAAACAGGCAGAAAAGCGGCGGATATTGATCTTGTACGGGAGTATATGCACCGAAGCGGATTGTGGTTTGACGCAGCAGCCACGCCACGGTATACCCGTTTGCTGGACATTGAGCTGGACGATATAGGTATGCATGTTGCAGGTCCGCGGCGCCCGCAGGACTTGATGCCGTTCCCCAATGTTGCGGTAACGTTGCAGGCACTTGATTTTCACCCAAAAGGCCGGCAAAGAGACCTGCCGCGGTTTCCCGTGGCCATCGCGGCGATCACCAGTTGTACGAATACGTCGGATCCGGGGCTGCTGATGGCGGCTGCACTGGTGGCGCGCAAGGCGCGGCAATACGGACTGCATGTCCCGCATTGGGTCAAGACGTCACTGGGGCCGGGCTCGCCTGCTGCTGCCAGTTATCTGGCGCGTGCCGGACTATTGGATGATCTGGCGGCGGTCGGCTTTGATATCGTTGGCTATGGGTGCACCACGTGCATTGGAAACTCGGGGCCCTTGCCTGACGTCATTACGCAGGCATCGGAGCAACGACAGATTATGGCGGTTGCCATGCTTTCAGGAAACAGGAACTTCCCTGGACGGGTGCATCCGGATCTGGAGCTTGGCTTTCTGATGTCGCCGCCCCTGGTGGTGGCGTATGCTTTGGCAGGCGATGCCGAACGTAATCTTGGTAGTGAGCCCGTGGGCTACACACCAGACGGCAAGCCGGTGCGTCTTGAAGATTTATGGCCGACGCGTGCTGAAATCGCAAGTTGTCTTGAGCAGGGATTGGATCCGGCGGATTTTTCTCGCGCCTTTCGTCTTGCTTCGGAGAATCCTCTATGGAGTCAGCTTGACGCGCCCGAGTCTGCCCGTTTTCCCTGGGATCCGGCATCCACTACATTGAGACGCCCGCCTTTTGCTTCTGTTGAAGCGGGCAGCGTGTTAGGCTCGTTTCGGGCCTATCCTTTATTGATCGTTGGGGACGATGTCACAACGGATCATATTTCCCCGGCCAGTGCCATTCCGCCAGACAGTCTGGCAGCGGATTTTCTGGTGGAACGAGGTGAAGATCGTTATGATTTGAATGTGTTCGCTTCCCGCAGGGGCAATTGGGAGGTCATGCTGCGTGGTGCGTTCCATAGCAAGACGCTGAAAAATCTATTGCATCCAGGTGCGCCCATTGCACATACTCTGCATATACCCAGCGGAGGTATCATGCCACTATGGGACGCGGCCAATCGCTATCAGCAAGCTGGAGAATCTGTCGTATTGGTTGCAGGTGAACGCTATGGTACCGGTTCTTCACGCGACTGGGCGGCCAAGGTACAGCGATTACTGGGCATTCGTGCTGTACTTGCGCTCAGTTTTGAACGTATTCATCGCTCCAATCTAATTGGCATGGGAATATTACCATTGCAATTGCCGCCGGAGTTCGGCAACCAAAAACTGAATATTCAGCCTGGCGATCAAATAGAAGTTATTGCGCCGGAAACTGTATTGCGGCCGCGAGGTGATATTGCGGTGAAACTGATCAGAAAAGACGGAGACACACTCACCTTTTGGGCGCGCGCGGCGGTTGAAACGCAATTGGAAGTGGAACTGCTCAAGCAGGGTGGTGTCATGCCTGCCATTTTGCGCCAAACAATCAACGAGCAGACCTGCGATGTGAACGCTGCAGGCACCGTACAATAGAACTGAATACAATAAGGAAACCCAAGTATGACAATCGACATCACAGTTCAGCAAGGGCTGACTCCAACAGGTGTTTTGCGGGCATCCATCAATACCGGAAATCCTATTTTGGCCAATTTGGACCCGAAAACAGGAAAACCCTATGGCGTGTCAATTGACCTGGCTCAGGCGCTG
Above is a window of Advenella kashmirensis WT001 DNA encoding:
- a CDS encoding HpcH/HpaI aldolase family protein — its product is MPAATDLLENPFRARLAQPGAPLGTWLMSGTSSTAEAMGRAGFDWLLVDLEHVPLDDQDALHVLQAIAGTNACAVARLAANDPVLFKRALDLGAQTVMVPFVDSAQAARQAVSNAKYPPLGTRGFAAVHRASGYGTATDYAKRANDSVFTIIQLETPQAVAALEDIAAVPGVDALFLGPGDLSANMGHIGNLAHPEVQHVIADVARRCQAIGVPCGIVGPTPEMVSSFISSGYAFVAVASDMGMMMRQATAFIQAIRPALAKGYDGGVY
- a CDS encoding Bug family tripartite tricarboxylate transporter substrate binding protein — translated: MILGITTLNRKTLIKYATLLVATSVLSTSATAQNAYPENPVTILVPFGPGGTSDIMARILAKHLRQAMGGNLIIDNKGGAGGAIGMMQLKRAKPDGYTLGLSVIGPEVLQPGMRKTGYTYQDFDHICGTYSVPLMMMVPQDSAFKNLQDVVAFAEKHPKQLTYGTSGTGTLLHIAMEMLMKQADSTALHVPYKSSAEMVTGLMGKQVMVISDTTTVAKQYKLRPLGIFSDQRLESSPQVATTKEGGWPIQATIWGGLIAPKGLPQDIVATLETACEKAVNSEGYKADVEPLDTPPHFMGAKAFAAFAKAESEKYSKLIKEMGISNEKPQ
- a CDS encoding TerC family protein; translated protein: MLEFFQTLSWTAVFQIIMIDILLGGDNAVVIALACRNLPKKQRMQGILWGTAGAIILRVVLITFALTLLTIPYLKIVGGLLLIWIGIKLLIPDDDAHDKIEGGSSVWSAVKTIIIADFVMSLDNVIAIAGAAQGAHADHQTGLVIAGLIISVPIIIWGSTLVLKLIDRYPGVVLLGAALLGWIAGGMLVSDQVVLERFGEVTGTVKIAVELGGALLVALVGSWLARRKKMASAGQA
- a CDS encoding tripartite tricarboxylate transporter permease, which codes for MAHGLWIALEPGNLLFAAIGVLLGTLVGILPGIGPSLTVALLLPVTFQLDPTGSIIMFAGIYFGGMYGSSTTAILLNTPGEAASIATAIEGYKMARSGRGGPALSTAAIGSFVAGTLATICLALLAPVLVKIAVQFGPWDYFALMVLAFITVSATFGSSVLRGITSLALGLTLGLVGIDKLTGQARLDFGVPILLDGISITTLVVGLFAVGEAFYMASRFHGQEEKVEPVRGSLWMTRQDWSRSWKSWVRGFGLGFPIGALPAGGAEVPTLLSYTLERKLTRHPEEFGSGAIEGVAGPEAANNAAATGTLVPLLALGLPTSATAAMMLAGFQQFGLAPGPLLFVNNADLVWGLIASFFIGNLMLLVLNLPLVGLWVRLLAIPQAWLYAGILLFAALGTLAANPSWIELTMLLIFGLVGYAMRCWDYPVAPMIVGLILGPMAESQFRRALQISLNDYLVFFKHPGSAVMLCLALLALIAP
- a CDS encoding GntR family transcriptional regulator, giving the protein MKSKSTIVIPKIIELIRQQQLGIGAHLAAQKIADQLRVSRSPVNDALKQLCDNGIVVREENRGYFLARDLAKDGLDEAELAEMTEVDVVSGVYFQVADDLLTGQLPVQCSETLLKNRYNLTAAQVQALLTRITNEGWAHRKPGYGWEFSSMMTTPESLLQSYRLRLALEPAALLEPTFHISPNVIEQCRAAEMHLLRGGIDTDTADQLHDRGVRFHESLVEASGNPFFIETIKRVNRVRRLLSYRSMQDRARYKDHCEQHLAILDLLEKGKNKAASQALKSHLECTLQNLSNISSLLDVQSREQTTAKKRVQAGTGRTGHARAAKLS
- a CDS encoding lactonase family protein; the encoded protein is MYAYIGSRTTRDRHARGEGISIYQVNTDTGELIPVQVLKGMTNPSFLALNSSGTRLYAVHGDTSTVSSYTVDTNTGKLAPLNRQETGGMNPVHLALDPSECYLVISNHIGANLAVLPITRDGLLEPVSQLVSLIGMGEPGPHRIEQKHAKPHHNPFSVTGRHVLVPDKGLDRIFTYSFSDGQLSPVQPISVSSREGSGPRHIAFHPNANHAYCINELDSTVTTYRYHSLTGALQAEQILSTLPASFTGNNRAAEIIVDAAGRYVYATNRGHDSIAIFSIASNGLLSWAGCEKSGGRTPRFIALAPGGRHLYALNEDDDCICTFSVDPATGSLRNTGVSIHSGSPVCMIFST
- a CDS encoding Bug family tripartite tricarboxylate transporter substrate binding protein — its product is MSQFWSRSLAALAITGSTLGVSSYAHAESYPNRPVTIIVPFSAGGGVDSMARILAEKLRDTLKQSVVVQNKPGASGMLGAQYVATARPDGYTLLLGSAGETSINPYVYKSQMRYSPEKDLLPITLVTRVPNVLVSGPSLKADNVAALIAIAKKTPGKLTYATSGVGNPQHLNGELLQEIAGIKMMHVPYKGASAQLADVAGGNVDMTFVSYAGAAPFIQSGRVKALAVTSAKRASFAKDIPAIAETTGLSAYKLENWFGLFAPAGTPQDVVELINKAASDAIADSALAQRLREQGGEPESMSSKDFATFIRQESQQYKKIIDDADIKAEAEQPYVLSASLQRCPLIFYYLRCFHVRLYRLSYHS